One genomic region from Onychostoma macrolepis isolate SWU-2019 chromosome 23, ASM1243209v1, whole genome shotgun sequence encodes:
- the LOC131532286 gene encoding keratin-associated protein 5-8-like has translation MSCNKSALNNFWKVGRFPSLRVKSDDCSTVKSSVPVHKNPCSCVACCGREAVVVQDGSHTMSCEKSVNSCPVGCFAITPVDDCKKVSCNVPVYNNPCNHVPPCCDYGFNSNCKKVACCVKPCTKSYHCIPSACDSRCKDDCKKVACCVPVCNIPCNPLYCDNGCKDDCKVACYIKPCSESYNCIPSCCDYGCKGDCKKVAYCVPVCSNPCNPVPSYCDYGCKDDCKKVACNNLCSNPCNYTPPCWNYDCKPVAFKDIKDDCKDVSPC, from the exons ATGTCTTGTAATAAGTCAGCCCTCAACAACTTCTGGAAAGTCGGTCGTTTCCCGTCCTTAAGAGTGAAGTCGGACGACTGCAGCACAGTGAAGAGCTCTGTACCTGTTCACAAGAACCCTTGCAGCTGTGTGGCATGCTGTGGTCGTGAGGCTGTTGTGGTGCAGGATGGCT CTCACACTATGTCTTGTGAAAAGTCAGTGAACTCTTGCCCCGTCGGATGTTTTGCCATCACTCCGGTGGACGACTGCAAGAAAGTGTCATGCAACGTGCCAGTTTACAACAACCCCTGCAACCACGTCCCACCATGCTGCGATTATGGTTTTAACAGCAACTGCAAGAAAGTAGCATGCTGTGTGAAACCTTGCACTAAATCCTACCACTGCATCCCATCAGCCTGTGATTCTAGATGTAAAGACGACTGCAAGAAAGTGGCATGCTGCGTGCCAGTTTGCAACATCCCTTGCAACCCATTATACTGTGATAATGGTTGTAAAGATGACTGCAAAGTGGCATGCTACATTAAACCTTGCTCTGAATCCTACAACTGCATCCCATCATGCTGTGATTATGGATGTAAAGGTGACTGCAAGAAAGTGGCATACTGTGTGCCAGTTTGCAGCAACCCTTGCAACCCTGTCCCGTCATACTGTGATTATGGTTGTAAGGATGACTGCAAGAAAGTGGCATGCAACAACTTATGCAGTAACCCCTGCAACTACACCCCACCATGCTGGAATTATGATTGTAAGCCTGTTGCTTTCAAGGATATTAAAGATGACTGCAAAGACGTGTCACCATGTTAA